The following proteins come from a genomic window of Dermacentor albipictus isolate Rhodes 1998 colony chromosome 8, USDA_Dalb.pri_finalv2, whole genome shotgun sequence:
- the LOC135914501 gene encoding uncharacterized protein produces the protein MGDATEETRESGHGSTGDRGSPGLVEGRQLASQVQFGESRLPRPRTVATSAGLGTKRKNTRKKAFLFCCAVCLIARFIGLLLWASSLSPGRFRSNVKSSICIQNVHRESWLGLQGFLHGYLLERRTSMLPPPTNHRNTKDQKAAAQQLQLRTSEQLPRCVK, from the exons ATGG GGGACGCAACGGAAGAAACACGGGAAAGTG GACatggctccactggcgatcgcggctcgccgggcctggtcgagggtcgccagttggcttcccaggtccagttcggagagtctcgcctcccaaggccacgta CAGTCGCCACAAGTGCGGGTTTAG GGACGAAGAGGAAGAATACACGCAAGAAAGCATTTCTGTTCTGCTGCGCCGTTTGCCTCATCGCGCGGTTCATAGGTCTGCTTTTATGGGCATCCAGTTTGAGTCCGG gaaggtttcggagtaatgtgaagagctcgatatgtattcaaaatgtgcaccgagagagttggcttggtcttcaaggctttctccatggctatttactagag AGGAGGACGTCGATGTTACCACCACCTACAAACCACCGGAACACAAAGGACCAAAaggcagctgcgcagcaactacAGCTCAGGACCTCGGAACAACTGCCGCG GTGTGTCAAGTGA